One genomic window of Microbacterium sp. BH-3-3-3 includes the following:
- a CDS encoding GNAT family N-acetyltransferase, giving the protein MADLHFADDKTASRFTLHDGDDLVSVLDYRDDGRTIALTRAFTIPTFRGHGYAGVVTERAVDAIEAAGGRRILPVCWYVGEWFEAHPERAGLLHTRPSA; this is encoded by the coding sequence ATGGCCGACCTGCACTTCGCCGACGACAAGACCGCCTCGCGATTCACCCTGCACGACGGCGACGACCTCGTGTCGGTGCTCGACTATCGCGACGACGGGCGCACCATCGCCCTCACGCGCGCGTTCACCATTCCCACCTTCCGTGGGCATGGGTACGCCGGTGTGGTGACCGAACGCGCCGTCGACGCGATCGAGGCGGCCGGTGGCCGCCGGATCCTGCCGGTGTGCTGGTACGTGGGGGAGTGGTTCGAGGCCCATCCGGAACGCGCCGGCCTCCTGCATACGCGGCCGTCCGCCTGA